The following are encoded in a window of Leeia aquatica genomic DNA:
- a CDS encoding ADP-ribosylglycohydrolase family protein: MACGDALGTTLEFSPRGSFTPITDMVGGGPFDLPAGAWTDDCSMALCLAHSLLYCKGFNPTDQMNRYCNWQAHGYMSSTGRCFDIGMTIARALERYQQSGDPYSGESNPHTAGNGSLMRLAPVPMYFWHDPAQLDEMAANSARTTHGAEEAIEATRLFAQQIRLALQGADKTQICQITDFSTPAITVQNLARGSWQTKSEQQIMGTGYAIASLEAALWCFWHTTDYASAVLRAANLGDDADTTAAICGQLAGAYYGINSIPEPWQSRLFMGKEIKDLADRLLDQRV, translated from the coding sequence CTGGCTTGTGGCGATGCCCTTGGCACGACGCTGGAGTTCTCCCCGCGAGGAAGCTTTACCCCGATCACGGACATGGTCGGCGGTGGTCCGTTTGATTTGCCCGCAGGCGCCTGGACCGACGACTGCAGCATGGCGTTGTGCCTGGCGCACAGCTTGCTGTATTGCAAGGGGTTTAACCCGACGGACCAGATGAACCGCTATTGCAATTGGCAAGCACATGGCTACATGAGCAGCACCGGACGCTGCTTCGACATTGGTATGACCATTGCCCGCGCACTGGAGCGCTATCAACAGTCCGGTGACCCATACAGTGGCGAGTCCAACCCCCACACTGCAGGCAATGGTAGTCTGATGCGACTCGCCCCCGTGCCGATGTACTTCTGGCATGACCCCGCCCAACTGGATGAGATGGCCGCGAATAGCGCGCGAACCACGCATGGTGCAGAAGAAGCAATCGAAGCTACCCGGCTCTTTGCGCAGCAGATCCGCTTGGCCCTGCAGGGTGCGGATAAGACTCAGATTTGCCAGATCACGGACTTCAGCACGCCTGCAATCACAGTCCAAAATCTCGCAAGGGGGAGTTGGCAAACCAAATCTGAGCAACAAATCATGGGTACCGGCTACGCCATCGCCTCGCTGGAAGCTGCACTGTGGTGTTTCTGGCACACGACAGACTATGCTTCTGCAGTATTACGTGCGGCTAATCTGGGGGACGATGCCGACACCACCGCAGCAATCTGCGGTCAGCTGGCAGGGGCCTACTATGGCATCAACAGCATCCCTGAGCCGTGGCAATCGCGGCTGTTCATGGGCAAAGAGATTAAAGATCTGGCCGATCGGCTCCTGGATCAGCGCGTGTAA
- a CDS encoding LexA family protein, producing MPPPNRDHEYLAKLQGYYADYRSLPSFAVMGQMLGLASKSAVSALVKRLQLQNFLEMTPDKRLAPTKRFFARPLMEDVVRAGLPSLANDGMRDAITIDDYLIDNPAETILITVRGDSMIDAHIQDGDLAVVEKRHAARPGDIVVAIVDGEFTLKYLDKENGQFILKPGNPAYPVIRPTTSLEIFGVMVGLVRKLG from the coding sequence ATGCCCCCACCGAACCGTGATCATGAGTATCTGGCCAAGCTGCAGGGTTATTATGCGGACTACCGCTCGCTGCCCTCCTTTGCCGTGATGGGGCAAATGCTGGGACTGGCCTCCAAATCGGCCGTTTCTGCGCTGGTCAAGCGGCTGCAGCTGCAAAATTTTCTGGAGATGACGCCGGACAAACGGCTGGCGCCGACCAAACGTTTTTTTGCCCGCCCGCTGATGGAAGACGTGGTGCGTGCAGGCTTGCCCAGCCTGGCTAATGATGGCATGCGCGACGCCATCACCATTGATGACTACCTGATCGACAACCCGGCAGAAACCATCCTGATCACGGTGCGGGGCGACTCCATGATCGACGCCCACATACAGGACGGCGATCTGGCGGTGGTGGAGAAGCGCCACGCCGCCCGCCCGGGCGACATTGTGGTCGCCATTGTGGATGGCGAATTCACGCTGAAATACCTAGACAAGGAAAACGGTCAGTTCATCCTCAAGCCGGGCAACCCGGCTTACCCGGTGATCCGGCCTACCACCAGCCTGGAAATTTTCGGGGTCATGGTCGGTCTGGTACGCAAGCTGGGCTGA
- a CDS encoding NAD(P)H-dependent flavin oxidoreductase, translating to MSSHQSPFPMLELAGKSVLPIVQGGMGVGVSAHRLAGSVAREGAMGTIASVDLKHHHPDLLARCHKVRDQEVLDQTNLEALDREIRMAREIAGGKGMVAVNVMKAVLDNADYVRQACESGADAVVMGAGLPFDLPEITAEHPKVALIPILSEVRGIALVLKKWLKKGRKPDAIVIEHPRYAGGHLGAARIEDLKDGRFDFRLVVEGARELFRELGLEREPIPLILAGGINSHQKVKEAFEMGASGVQLGTAFAVSQEGDAHPNFKAVLAGAGPEDIVEFMSVAGLPARGVLTPWLKTYLRREALLQSKAKCDSARCTTGLNCLSVCGLRDGLAKIGQFCIDTQLAAALRGEVSKGLFFRGSEPLPFGSAIRPVRELIDYLLTGIKPVFTQQEHDEPALAGA from the coding sequence ATGTCTTCGCATCAATCGCCGTTCCCCATGCTGGAACTGGCAGGCAAGTCCGTATTACCAATCGTGCAGGGCGGGATGGGGGTCGGGGTGTCTGCACACCGACTGGCCGGTAGCGTGGCGCGGGAAGGCGCCATGGGCACCATTGCCAGTGTGGACCTCAAGCATCATCACCCGGACCTGCTGGCCCGCTGCCACAAGGTGCGCGATCAGGAAGTACTGGACCAGACCAATCTGGAAGCCCTCGACCGTGAGATTCGCATGGCCCGCGAGATTGCCGGGGGCAAAGGCATGGTTGCGGTCAACGTGATGAAGGCGGTGCTGGATAATGCCGATTATGTGCGGCAAGCCTGCGAAAGCGGGGCGGATGCCGTGGTGATGGGCGCGGGCCTGCCGTTTGATCTGCCAGAGATTACTGCCGAGCATCCCAAGGTGGCTTTGATTCCGATCCTGTCGGAAGTGCGCGGGATTGCGCTGGTGCTGAAAAAGTGGCTGAAAAAAGGCCGCAAGCCGGATGCCATCGTGATTGAGCATCCGCGTTATGCCGGGGGGCACCTGGGCGCGGCCCGGATCGAAGACCTCAAGGATGGTCGCTTTGACTTCCGGCTGGTGGTGGAAGGCGCTCGGGAGTTGTTCCGCGAGCTGGGACTGGAACGGGAGCCGATTCCGCTGATTCTGGCCGGGGGTATCAACAGCCACCAGAAGGTGAAGGAAGCCTTCGAGATGGGGGCGTCTGGCGTGCAGCTGGGTACGGCGTTTGCCGTGAGTCAGGAAGGGGATGCCCATCCCAATTTCAAAGCGGTGCTGGCTGGAGCGGGCCCGGAAGATATCGTCGAGTTCATGAGCGTTGCGGGCCTGCCTGCTCGCGGGGTGCTGACACCGTGGCTGAAAACCTACCTGCGCCGCGAGGCCTTGCTGCAGAGCAAGGCCAAGTGTGATTCGGCACGCTGCACCACGGGGCTGAATTGCCTGTCCGTGTGCGGCCTGCGTGATGGCTTGGCCAAGATTGGTCAATTCTGCATTGATACCCAGCTGGCAGCGGCACTGCGCGGCGAGGTCAGCAAGGGTTTGTTCTTCCGGGGCTCGGAGCCGCTGCCATTTGGTTCGGCCATCCGGCCGGTGCGTGAGTTGATTGACTACCTGCTCACTGGCATCAAGCCCGTCTTCACCCAACAGGAACACGATGAGCCTGCGCTTGCCGGGGCATGA
- a CDS encoding alpha/beta hydrolase family protein produces the protein MRKKWLWVVAILLSLLCWLLYQHSYAFDEQQHVVRFADGRTLDITVTLPQGSEHKPGVVLFIHGDGPANASYDDYYQPLWESLAQAGYASVSWSKPGIGGSSGNWLQQSMEDRAKEARLVLGWVRRQPQFDTRRIGLWGSSQAGWVLPKVAARDCCIRFVIAVSPAINWLQQGRYHSETTLQHQQADTATRQQSVQRRQQVLALLQQGGSYAQYLQVAGSEPMSADRWQFVRRNWQADATLDLQALAKRPVPVLLLLGALDRNVDIRNTEQGYRQWLPASRLTVIHYPDTYHAMTRRQVEDSATVGWLTSLFRPRAVYNPDYLRDLQRYAAQF, from the coding sequence GTGCGCAAAAAGTGGCTATGGGTGGTCGCCATACTGCTGTCGCTGCTGTGCTGGTTGCTGTATCAGCACAGTTACGCCTTTGATGAGCAGCAGCACGTGGTGCGCTTTGCGGATGGGCGCACGCTGGACATCACGGTCACCCTGCCGCAGGGCAGTGAGCACAAGCCGGGGGTGGTGCTGTTCATTCATGGTGATGGCCCGGCTAACGCCAGCTATGACGACTACTATCAACCGCTGTGGGAATCGCTGGCTCAGGCAGGCTATGCCTCGGTGTCATGGAGCAAGCCAGGTATCGGCGGGTCCAGCGGTAACTGGCTGCAGCAAAGCATGGAAGACCGTGCCAAAGAGGCGCGGCTGGTGCTGGGCTGGGTAAGGCGGCAGCCCCAGTTTGATACTCGACGTATCGGCCTGTGGGGGAGCAGTCAGGCGGGCTGGGTGTTGCCCAAGGTGGCAGCACGTGACTGTTGTATCCGCTTTGTGATTGCGGTCAGCCCGGCCATCAACTGGTTGCAGCAAGGGCGCTATCACAGCGAGACCACCTTGCAGCATCAACAAGCAGATACCGCAACCCGTCAGCAAAGCGTACAGCGGCGCCAACAGGTGCTGGCCCTGCTGCAGCAGGGCGGCAGTTATGCCCAATATCTGCAAGTCGCCGGCAGCGAGCCCATGAGTGCAGACCGCTGGCAGTTTGTTCGCCGCAACTGGCAAGCCGATGCCACCCTGGATCTGCAAGCGCTGGCAAAGCGCCCGGTCCCGGTATTACTGCTGCTGGGGGCGCTGGATCGCAACGTGGATATCCGCAATACCGAACAAGGTTATCGCCAATGGCTCCCGGCCAGCCGACTGACCGTGATTCACTACCCGGATACCTACCACGCCATGACACGGCGGCAGGTGGAAGACAGCGCCACGGTGGGCTGGCTCACCAGCCTGTTCCGGCCACGTGCAGTGTATAACCCGGACTACCTGCGGGATTTGCAACGGTATGCCGCACAATTCTGA
- a CDS encoding cupredoxin domain-containing protein — protein sequence MLVKRFAVVGALLLSVGVAQAEDLSVKVEFKDGVMTPQKLEVPAGKPFVIEVSNTGKSAAEFESKTLKQEKVVAPGKTVKLKVKAVKAGEYKFVDEFHENLPTAQGVIIAK from the coding sequence ATGTTGGTCAAGCGTTTTGCAGTGGTGGGTGCTTTGCTGTTGTCGGTGGGGGTTGCCCAGGCCGAAGACTTGTCGGTCAAAGTGGAGTTCAAGGATGGCGTGATGACGCCGCAAAAGCTGGAAGTACCGGCTGGCAAGCCCTTCGTGATTGAAGTGAGCAACACCGGTAAATCCGCTGCCGAATTCGAGAGCAAGACGCTGAAGCAGGAAAAAGTGGTTGCACCGGGCAAGACCGTGAAGCTGAAGGTCAAAGCCGTCAAGGCGGGCGAGTACAAGTTTGTGGACGAATTCCATGAAAACCTGCCGACTGCACAAGGCGTGATCATCGCCAAGTAA
- a CDS encoding NAD(P)/FAD-dependent oxidoreductase has protein sequence MDRRRFLIGLSSLALAGCEAGSWLEVPTRVYQPGMATGHALRDLKQLPEPQAVWCTDTLILGSGAAGLSAGWQLRRQGYRNFLLLSGPEWYGNGASGQMGEVPYPRGAHYLPLPSLASSHVREMLAEMGVLRGDPQALRPEYDEQVLVQAPDERVFANGVWQEGQLPQRGRSADSLAQQQRFLAQVARLKRQVGRDGRPVFSVPLALSSQDPQWLALDRLSFAAWLDQQQLTDPVLRRWLDYSCRDDYGAPCDEVSAWAGLHYFAARGGHAANGEDGAVLTWPDGLNPVLRHLQRALEQDGQQRLHQGTALHIRLEQGKPVVLCRMDAKVVRIEAQQLICAMPLHVLQHVLPTLPEYGYQRQQALPHAAWLVSSFGLNRFPEEARGVELAWDNILHEGPGLGYVVATHQWLRTAKPQHTVFTAYQALSRQGPGDARRWLLQANREVLYDMAMCDLRQVYGRMDWWRAAREVEITVRAHGMSTPRPGFLTHPGLRALRDHTGPILFAHSDLSGLSLFEEASWWGVQAANRVLGNAA, from the coding sequence ATGGACCGCCGCCGGTTTTTGATTGGTCTGTCCAGCCTGGCGCTGGCGGGGTGTGAAGCGGGCAGCTGGCTGGAGGTGCCGACACGGGTCTATCAGCCGGGGATGGCGACGGGGCACGCCTTGCGCGATCTCAAGCAACTGCCGGAGCCGCAAGCCGTCTGGTGTACCGATACGCTGATCCTCGGCAGTGGTGCGGCTGGCCTGAGTGCAGGCTGGCAGCTGCGGCGGCAGGGCTATCGCAACTTTTTGCTGCTGTCGGGGCCAGAATGGTACGGCAATGGGGCATCCGGCCAGATGGGAGAGGTGCCCTACCCGCGAGGCGCACATTACCTGCCGCTCCCCTCGCTGGCGTCCTCCCATGTGCGGGAGATGCTGGCCGAGATGGGGGTGTTGCGCGGTGATCCGCAGGCGTTACGCCCGGAATACGACGAGCAGGTGCTGGTGCAGGCACCAGACGAACGCGTGTTTGCCAATGGGGTATGGCAAGAAGGGCAGCTGCCACAGCGTGGCCGCAGTGCGGACAGCCTGGCACAGCAGCAGCGCTTTCTGGCGCAGGTGGCTCGTCTCAAGCGGCAAGTGGGGCGGGATGGTCGGCCGGTGTTCAGCGTGCCGCTGGCGCTGTCATCGCAAGACCCGCAATGGTTGGCGCTGGATCGACTCAGTTTTGCGGCCTGGCTGGATCAGCAGCAGTTGACCGACCCCGTGTTACGGCGCTGGCTGGATTACAGCTGCCGCGATGACTATGGCGCGCCGTGCGATGAAGTCTCGGCATGGGCCGGACTGCATTACTTTGCCGCGCGCGGTGGGCATGCCGCCAATGGTGAGGATGGCGCAGTGTTGACCTGGCCCGATGGGCTGAATCCCGTGCTGCGCCACTTGCAGCGCGCGCTGGAACAGGATGGGCAGCAGCGGCTGCATCAAGGCACGGCATTGCATATCAGGCTGGAGCAGGGCAAGCCGGTCGTACTGTGCCGGATGGACGCCAAAGTGGTGCGCATCGAGGCGCAACAGCTGATCTGTGCCATGCCCTTGCATGTGCTGCAGCATGTATTGCCCACCTTGCCGGAGTACGGCTATCAACGGCAACAGGCGTTACCGCACGCGGCCTGGCTGGTGTCCAGCTTTGGCTTGAACCGGTTTCCCGAAGAGGCTCGTGGGGTGGAGCTGGCCTGGGACAATATCCTGCACGAAGGGCCGGGCCTGGGCTATGTGGTGGCGACTCATCAATGGTTGCGCACCGCCAAGCCGCAACATACTGTGTTTACCGCCTATCAGGCCCTGTCCCGACAGGGGCCGGGCGACGCCCGCCGCTGGTTGCTGCAGGCTAACCGTGAGGTGCTGTACGACATGGCCATGTGCGACCTGCGGCAGGTCTATGGCCGCATGGACTGGTGGCGTGCTGCACGCGAAGTGGAGATCACCGTGCGGGCCCACGGCATGTCCACTCCCCGCCCCGGTTTCCTCACCCATCCCGGCCTGCGGGCATTGCGTGACCACACGGGCCCCATCCTGTTTGCCCATTCAGACCTTTCCGGCCTCTCCTTGTTTGAAGAAGCCTCCTGGTGGGGCGTGCAAGCGGCCAACCGGGTACTGGGGAATGCGGCTTAA
- a CDS encoding FTR1 family iron permease, which yields MDQVLFIVWRESVEAMLVIGILYAWLRGNPNAGQGMRYLWGGVAAGLGFAFLLGGTILLFDEMLPEGAQDYFQLAMVLVASALIVQMVLWMKRHGRHLKRTLEQGMQQNVDNTNWWGMLLLVALAVGREGSETVIFLYSSGVAQQGMALLHFWLAAATGFVLALVTFWLLQLGGKVFSWRLFFRVTESLLLLLGASMLVTGVEKMIGLEWLPALVDPLWDSSAMVPDDGRLGGLLSGLTGYRAQPSLMLLLCYAAYWAAVWFLLRRAQRAASAPLAAAVAQGQRA from the coding sequence ATGGATCAGGTTCTTTTCATCGTCTGGCGGGAAAGTGTGGAAGCGATGCTGGTGATCGGCATTCTCTACGCTTGGCTGCGGGGCAATCCCAATGCAGGCCAAGGCATGCGCTATCTGTGGGGTGGGGTGGCTGCCGGTCTGGGCTTTGCCTTTCTGCTGGGTGGCACCATCCTGCTGTTTGATGAAATGCTGCCGGAGGGGGCGCAGGATTACTTTCAGTTGGCCATGGTGCTGGTGGCGTCGGCCCTGATCGTACAGATGGTGCTGTGGATGAAGCGGCATGGTCGACACCTGAAGCGCACGCTGGAGCAGGGCATGCAGCAGAATGTAGACAACACCAATTGGTGGGGCATGCTGCTGCTGGTGGCCTTGGCGGTGGGCCGCGAGGGCAGCGAAACAGTCATTTTCCTCTACAGCTCCGGTGTGGCGCAGCAGGGCATGGCCTTGCTGCACTTCTGGCTGGCGGCTGCGACCGGGTTTGTGTTGGCACTGGTCACCTTCTGGCTGTTGCAGCTGGGTGGCAAAGTGTTTTCGTGGAGGCTGTTCTTCCGGGTCACAGAAAGCCTGCTGCTGCTGTTGGGCGCATCCATGCTGGTGACGGGTGTCGAGAAGATGATCGGGCTGGAATGGCTGCCTGCGCTGGTAGACCCATTGTGGGATAGCAGCGCCATGGTGCCGGATGATGGCCGTTTAGGCGGCTTGCTGTCGGGCTTGACCGGTTACCGTGCGCAACCGTCGCTGATGTTGCTGCTCTGCTACGCGGCATACTGGGCTGCAGTCTGGTTCCTGTTGCGCCGTGCGCAACGTGCCGCATCGGCCCCGCTGGCTGCCGCTGTGGCACAAGGTCAGCGCGCTTAG
- the trhP gene encoding prephenate-dependent tRNA uridine(34) hydroxylase TrhP encodes MLRAPELLLPAGSLDKMHAAFDFGADAVYAGQPRYSLRARNNEFSTLEVLQAGIEGAHARGKQFFVASNIFAHNAKLKTYLHDMAPVVAMKPDALIMADPGLIMLVREKWPEVPIHLSVQANAVNWADVKFWKSVGLTRVILSRELSLDEVEEIRQTCPDMELEVFVHGALCIAYSGRCLLSGYFNHRDPNQGTCTNSCRWDYKVQNANEDASGDLARIPVETLRFNYQQALEEANQSFSALGQQARHPLADRPYFLEEKERPGELLPIFEDEHGTYIMNSKDLRAVQHVERLARIGVDSLKVEGRTKSLYYVARTAQVYRQAIDDAVAGRPFNPALLGELEGLANRGYTDGFYQRHHTQEYQNYLAGVSEAHRSQYVGDVRQVQDGWAEVVVKNRFAVGDRLEVIHPSGNHLVEVQTMRGLDGAPVEVASGSGHIVQIPLAAGLDKALLARLL; translated from the coding sequence ATGTTACGTGCCCCCGAACTGTTGCTGCCTGCGGGCTCTCTCGACAAGATGCACGCTGCTTTCGATTTTGGCGCGGACGCCGTGTACGCCGGTCAGCCGCGCTACAGCCTGCGGGCGCGCAATAACGAATTCTCCACGCTGGAGGTATTGCAGGCCGGTATCGAAGGGGCGCATGCGCGCGGCAAGCAATTCTTTGTGGCCAGCAACATTTTTGCCCATAACGCCAAGCTCAAGACCTATCTGCACGACATGGCGCCGGTGGTGGCGATGAAGCCGGATGCGCTGATCATGGCCGATCCTGGCCTGATCATGCTGGTACGTGAGAAATGGCCTGAGGTGCCGATTCACCTGTCGGTGCAGGCCAATGCGGTCAACTGGGCGGATGTGAAGTTCTGGAAGTCTGTTGGCCTCACCCGGGTGATCCTTTCGCGCGAGCTGTCGCTGGATGAGGTGGAAGAAATCCGCCAAACCTGCCCGGACATGGAGCTGGAAGTATTCGTGCATGGGGCACTGTGCATCGCCTATTCAGGGCGCTGCTTGCTGTCGGGCTACTTTAACCATCGCGACCCGAACCAGGGCACCTGCACCAACTCCTGCCGCTGGGATTACAAGGTGCAGAACGCCAATGAAGATGCCAGTGGCGACCTCGCCCGCATCCCGGTGGAAACCCTGCGGTTCAACTACCAGCAGGCGCTGGAAGAAGCCAATCAGTCCTTCTCGGCACTGGGCCAGCAGGCCCGCCACCCGCTGGCAGATCGTCCCTATTTTCTCGAGGAAAAAGAGCGGCCCGGTGAACTGCTGCCGATCTTTGAGGACGAGCACGGCACCTACATCATGAACAGCAAGGACCTGCGTGCCGTGCAGCACGTCGAGAGGCTGGCCCGCATCGGCGTGGATTCGCTCAAGGTGGAAGGGCGCACCAAATCGCTGTACTACGTGGCGCGCACCGCGCAGGTGTACCGACAGGCGATTGACGATGCGGTGGCGGGCCGTCCCTTCAACCCGGCATTGCTGGGTGAACTGGAAGGCTTGGCCAACCGTGGCTATACCGATGGTTTCTACCAGCGCCACCACACCCAGGAATACCAGAACTACCTCGCCGGGGTGTCGGAAGCGCATCGCAGCCAGTACGTCGGTGATGTCCGTCAGGTACAGGATGGCTGGGCCGAGGTGGTGGTGAAAAACCGCTTTGCAGTGGGCGACCGGCTAGAGGTGATCCACCCCAGCGGCAATCATCTGGTAGAGGTGCAGACCATGCGCGGGCTGGACGGGGCCCCGGTTGAAGTGGCTTCGGGCAGTGGTCACATCGTGCAGATTCCACTGGCGGCCGGGCTGGACAAGGCACTGTTGGCCCGCCTGTTGTAA
- a CDS encoding FAD-binding oxidoreductase has product MSDLLAQLAHRIGDTHVLTDPQTIQPYLTDWRKRYRGKALAVLRPASTAEVAAIVRLCHDAGVSMVPQGGNTSLCGASVPDTLGNAVVISLSRLRQIRQVDPVNQTLTAEAGCTLVEVQVAAAQQQRLFPLSLASEGSCQIGGNLSTNAGGVQVLRYGNMRELTLGLEVVLPDGQIWDGLRGLRKDNTGYDLKHCFIGAEGTLGIITAATLKLFPRPLQQCTAWVALSGPEDALQLLGQLQQRFSDRLTAFELVSDVCLQLVTQHIPGSRSPLEAPSPWYALLELSDGAPDDRLAGDLLATLAESPVQDAAIAQSEQQARALWLLRESISEAQRLDGPSIKHDIALPVSAIPAFLQDTAALLQHAFPGVRLQVFGHLGDGNLHYNLSHTRPGNVDLFDDEAQANRIVYDQVAHYRGSISAEHGIGQLKRDTLPHYKSALELKLMHQLKASLDPKGLMNPGKVLV; this is encoded by the coding sequence ATGTCTGATTTGCTTGCGCAACTGGCTCACCGGATTGGTGACACCCATGTCTTGACCGACCCTCAAACCATACAGCCCTATCTGACCGACTGGCGCAAACGCTATCGTGGCAAGGCGCTGGCAGTGTTGCGCCCGGCCAGCACCGCCGAGGTGGCCGCCATTGTCCGCCTGTGTCATGACGCCGGTGTGTCGATGGTGCCACAGGGCGGCAATACCAGCCTGTGCGGTGCCAGCGTGCCGGATACCCTTGGCAATGCGGTGGTGATTTCGCTATCCCGTCTGCGGCAGATACGACAAGTCGATCCGGTCAACCAGACGCTCACTGCCGAAGCAGGCTGTACTTTGGTCGAGGTGCAAGTTGCAGCGGCGCAACAGCAGCGTCTGTTTCCACTCTCATTGGCCTCTGAAGGCAGCTGCCAGATTGGCGGCAACCTCTCCACCAATGCCGGTGGCGTCCAGGTACTGCGCTACGGCAATATGCGCGAGCTTACCCTCGGGCTGGAAGTGGTGCTGCCGGATGGGCAAATCTGGGATGGCCTGCGTGGCCTGCGCAAGGACAATACCGGCTACGACCTCAAGCATTGTTTTATCGGCGCGGAAGGCACGCTCGGCATCATCACTGCAGCCACCCTCAAGCTGTTCCCGCGCCCACTGCAGCAGTGCACCGCCTGGGTGGCACTCAGCGGGCCGGAGGATGCACTGCAACTGCTGGGACAGCTGCAACAGCGCTTCAGCGACAGGCTGACCGCCTTTGAGCTGGTGTCGGACGTGTGCCTGCAGCTGGTCACACAACACATCCCCGGTAGCCGCTCACCGCTGGAAGCCCCCAGCCCTTGGTATGCCCTGCTGGAACTCTCGGACGGCGCGCCGGATGACCGTCTGGCAGGCGACCTGCTCGCCACCCTTGCGGAGTCGCCGGTGCAGGATGCCGCCATCGCCCAGAGCGAACAACAGGCACGCGCACTGTGGCTATTACGGGAAAGCATTTCGGAAGCCCAGCGGCTGGACGGACCGTCAATCAAGCACGACATCGCCCTGCCCGTCAGCGCCATCCCGGCCTTCCTGCAAGATACCGCCGCCCTGCTGCAGCACGCCTTCCCCGGTGTACGCTTGCAGGTCTTCGGCCACCTTGGCGATGGCAACCTGCACTACAACCTCAGCCACACTCGCCCCGGCAATGTCGATCTGTTCGATGACGAAGCCCAAGCCAACCGCATTGTTTACGACCAAGTCGCACACTACCGTGGCAGCATCAGCGCCGAACATGGCATCGGCCAGCTGAAGCGCGACACCCTGCCCCACTACAAGTCCGCCCTGGAACTGAAACTGATGCACCAGCTCAAAGCCAGCCTCGACCCCAAAGGCCTGATGAATCCGGGCAAGGTCCTGGTCTAG
- a CDS encoding hemerythrin domain-containing protein, with the protein MSLRLPGHEELPSLETPLEMLLACHGRVRKFCHVIQQLVTHLPQHGLTADARQAAGNVIRYFDLAAPRHHADEEDDLFPALLLAAGEQVEFAAMRAALLALQHEHEPLGLLWQQLRPRLQAIHDGHWLELNEGELASRFAADYIAHAAREEAEVYPAATQLLSTDVLARIAEQMVARRRH; encoded by the coding sequence ATGAGCCTGCGCTTGCCGGGGCATGAAGAGCTCCCTTCACTGGAAACCCCGCTGGAGATGCTGCTGGCGTGTCACGGGCGGGTGCGCAAGTTTTGCCACGTGATCCAGCAGCTGGTGACGCATTTGCCGCAGCATGGCCTGACGGCCGATGCCCGCCAGGCGGCAGGGAATGTCATCCGCTACTTTGACCTGGCCGCACCACGCCACCATGCAGACGAAGAAGATGACCTGTTCCCGGCTTTGCTGCTGGCGGCGGGCGAACAGGTGGAGTTTGCGGCCATGAGGGCGGCCCTGCTGGCCTTGCAGCATGAGCATGAGCCGTTGGGCCTGCTGTGGCAGCAGCTGCGCCCGCGCCTGCAGGCCATTCATGATGGTCACTGGCTGGAGCTGAACGAGGGGGAGCTGGCCAGCCGTTTTGCGGCGGACTATATCGCTCACGCGGCACGGGAAGAGGCTGAGGTCTACCCAGCCGCCACACAACTGTTGAGCACTGATGTGCTGGCCCGGATTGCCGAGCAGATGGTGGCGCGCCGTCGCCATTGA